One stretch of Lacimicrobium alkaliphilum DNA includes these proteins:
- a CDS encoding tetratricopeptide repeat protein, which yields MKKYSLYSLSSDVLAIGLVAVVACTFWSGQTVAHENHQQEHQHGNKFTTMNLDKLQQSVVGLQYLNPEQDIDALRSALENYAVNTTEEQLRRDYWLARVQQHQHDFDAASQTIERAIKETPRDPDLLLLKASVLNNLGKHPQALDACKPLLGVVDDAVVTACVVDARAQHDPDNIDIYYRDLVQMAQRSSVSLAQQRVWINQILAELALKMRQPEKAQHHIRDLLLPEAPVSAIALWADIEIELGHHQQMLNSLQELVEGQQRIDDALLLRLAMAEKLSAKGDKWLNAMRQRIGQRSASHNYAHAGELSKFYLYVEPDPDKAIYWAKINYRHAKSEMDAALLVAAETLAGRD from the coding sequence ATGAAAAAATACAGCCTTTATTCATTATCCAGTGATGTTCTGGCTATAGGGTTGGTTGCGGTAGTGGCCTGTACTTTTTGGTCCGGGCAGACAGTCGCCCACGAAAACCATCAACAGGAGCACCAGCACGGTAATAAATTCACGACCATGAATCTGGACAAGCTACAACAATCCGTTGTCGGGCTTCAGTATCTTAACCCTGAACAAGACATTGATGCCTTACGCAGCGCGTTAGAAAACTATGCTGTCAATACCACTGAGGAACAGCTGCGGCGGGATTACTGGTTAGCCAGAGTGCAGCAACATCAACATGATTTCGACGCTGCCAGCCAGACCATAGAGCGGGCCATCAAAGAGACCCCTCGCGACCCGGATTTGTTATTATTGAAGGCCTCTGTGCTGAATAATCTGGGCAAACATCCGCAGGCACTGGATGCCTGCAAACCCTTACTGGGAGTGGTTGATGATGCGGTCGTTACCGCCTGCGTTGTGGATGCCCGGGCTCAGCATGATCCCGACAATATTGATATCTACTACCGTGATCTGGTGCAAATGGCACAGCGCTCCAGCGTCAGTCTTGCGCAGCAGCGGGTCTGGATTAATCAAATCCTCGCAGAGCTGGCGCTGAAAATGCGACAGCCTGAAAAGGCTCAACATCACATTCGTGATCTGTTGCTGCCGGAAGCGCCTGTCAGCGCAATAGCATTGTGGGCAGATATCGAGATTGAGCTGGGCCATCATCAGCAGATGCTGAATAGCCTGCAAGAACTCGTTGAAGGACAGCAAAGGATTGATGATGCGCTGCTATTGCGTCTGGCAATGGCAGAGAAATTATCGGCCAAAGGCGATAAATGGTTAAACGCAATGCGGCAACGAATCGGGCAACGCAGTGCTAGCCACAATTATGCGCATGCAGGGGAGCTGTCAAAATTCTACCTGTATGTTGAACCTGACCCGGACAAAGCGATCTACTGGGCGAAGATAAACTACAGGCATGCGAAATCTGAAATGGACGCCGCCTTACTGGTAGCGGCGGAGACACTGGCGGGCAGGGACTAG
- a CDS encoding glutathione S-transferase family protein — MKIYGDIRSGNCYKIKLLCALLGIGHQWIHVDILAGGTSSSDFLNKNPNGKIPLLELDDGRCLSESNAILNYLAAGSDLLPEDPFELAKVQQWQFFEQYSHEPYIAVARFIARYLGLPEERRQEYESKQAGGHKALAVMEQQLTATPYLTGDKLTTADICLYGYTHVADEGGFDLSQYPAVTAWLEKIASHPNYTGMA; from the coding sequence ATGAAAATATATGGCGATATCCGCTCCGGCAACTGCTATAAAATCAAACTGCTGTGTGCATTGCTGGGCATTGGGCACCAGTGGATCCATGTGGATATACTGGCCGGAGGCACCTCATCCAGTGATTTTCTGAATAAAAACCCGAATGGCAAGATTCCGCTGCTGGAGCTCGATGATGGCCGCTGTTTGTCAGAGTCCAATGCCATACTCAATTATCTGGCTGCTGGCAGCGACCTGCTGCCGGAAGACCCCTTTGAGCTGGCAAAGGTTCAGCAGTGGCAATTCTTCGAGCAATACAGCCACGAGCCTTATATTGCCGTGGCACGTTTTATCGCCAGATACCTTGGCCTGCCTGAGGAGCGCAGGCAGGAATATGAGTCGAAACAGGCCGGCGGGCATAAAGCGCTGGCGGTGATGGAACAACAACTGACTGCGACTCCCTATTTAACCGGTGATAAATTAACCACGGCCGATATCTGTCTGTATGGATACACCCACGTTGCGGATGAAGGTGGCTTTGACCTAAGTCAGTATCCGGCCGTAACCGCATGGCTGGAGAAAATAGCCAGCCACCCGAATTACACCGGCATGGCATAA
- a CDS encoding GNAT family N-acetyltransferase yields the protein MKLRAAETHHLTELMSWFPDQKTCANWGGPMFRFPFTAASFVEDIHWDTLPSYSLIGEHGDLMGFGQYYLREGRCHLGRLAISPSCRGRVLGLLLVEQLSEIGCRDLGVDQCSLFVLEDNPQAIQCYRKAGFDFAAYPGQMPPLGGCVYMTGKPALFPPNN from the coding sequence ATGAAACTTCGTGCCGCTGAAACCCATCACCTGACAGAACTGATGAGCTGGTTCCCGGATCAGAAAACATGCGCTAACTGGGGCGGCCCGATGTTTCGCTTTCCCTTCACAGCCGCGTCTTTTGTCGAAGATATCCACTGGGATACCCTGCCTTCCTATTCGTTAATTGGGGAGCATGGCGATCTGATGGGTTTTGGCCAGTATTATCTGCGCGAGGGCCGCTGCCATCTGGGCCGCCTGGCTATTTCACCTTCATGCCGTGGGCGGGTTCTTGGTCTCTTGCTGGTAGAACAGTTAAGTGAGATCGGCTGTAGAGATCTGGGAGTAGACCAGTGTTCGCTGTTTGTGCTGGAAGACAATCCCCAGGCGATTCAGTGTTATCGCAAAGCCGGCTTTGATTTCGCGGCTTACCCTGGCCAGATGCCGCCGCTGGGGGGCTGCGTGTATATGACAGGGAAACCCGCTCTGTTTCCGCCCAATAATTAA
- a CDS encoding SRPBCC family protein, with translation MTNKTGTVRLHRVLKAPADRVYKAFTDKSAIERWLPPYGFTGRIHEMDVRVGGGYRMSFTNFSTGNAHSFTVEYTELEPGKRIRHTDRFDDDNLPGEMTVSIDLNSVSCGTDIRIVQDGIPAVIPVEMCYLGWQESLEQLARLVEPDIPDNG, from the coding sequence ATGACAAATAAAACAGGTACAGTGCGCCTGCATCGGGTACTAAAGGCGCCTGCTGACAGAGTCTATAAGGCATTTACAGACAAAAGTGCTATTGAGCGCTGGCTGCCTCCGTACGGTTTCACAGGCAGGATCCACGAAATGGATGTTCGCGTTGGTGGCGGATACCGGATGTCATTCACAAATTTCAGTACCGGAAATGCTCATTCGTTCACGGTCGAATATACCGAGCTGGAGCCAGGTAAACGAATCCGGCATACAGACCGCTTTGATGATGACAATCTGCCTGGTGAAATGACTGTTTCAATCGATCTGAATTCAGTATCCTGCGGTACCGATATCCGTATTGTTCAGGACGGGATCCCTGCGGTTATTCCCGTTGAGATGTGTTATCTGGGGTGGCAGGAATCTCTTGAACAACTTGCCAGACTGGTAGAGCCTGATATTCCTGATAATGGATGA
- a CDS encoding GNAT family N-acetyltransferase: MQHQKNSMIALRTATMDDLALLRYWDEQPHVIAADPNDDWGWETELGHQPVWREQLIAELEDRPIGFVQIIDPALEDTHYWGDVPSGLRAIDIWIGEQRDLGKGYGTQMMRLALARCFSTTEVSAVLIDPFCSNLRAHRFYERLGFLFVEKRRFGEDECFVYRLDRHRYCDAS, encoded by the coding sequence ATGCAGCATCAGAAAAATAGTATGATCGCGTTACGTACCGCCACCATGGATGACCTGGCGCTACTGCGTTACTGGGATGAGCAACCCCATGTTATCGCTGCTGATCCCAATGATGACTGGGGCTGGGAAACGGAACTTGGCCACCAGCCTGTCTGGCGTGAGCAGTTGATCGCAGAGCTGGAAGACCGTCCAATAGGATTCGTACAGATCATCGATCCGGCGCTGGAAGACACTCATTACTGGGGCGATGTCCCTTCGGGTCTCAGAGCTATAGATATCTGGATAGGGGAACAGCGCGATCTCGGAAAAGGTTATGGCACCCAGATGATGCGCCTGGCACTGGCCCGTTGTTTCAGCACTACAGAGGTCTCTGCGGTACTGATCGATCCGTTCTGCAGTAACCTGCGAGCACATCGCTTCTATGAACGTCTGGGGTTTCTGTTTGTAGAAAAACGCCGTTTCGGCGAGGACGAGTGCTTTGTCTACCGTCTGGATCGCCACAGATACTGCGATGCCAGCTAA
- a CDS encoding GNAT family N-acetyltransferase, whose protein sequence is MEIRRDNLQHPQVIELIRAHLDAMAPTAPDESRHALDIDGLRGPDITFWSVWDDQKLAGIGALKQLSSEHAEIKSMKTAKDYLRRGIASALLSHLIREATNRGYKQLSLETGSMAFFEPARKLYSLFGFMPCAPFADYVEDPNSVFMSKQLNGDKNAASEK, encoded by the coding sequence TTGGAAATACGACGGGATAATCTGCAACACCCACAGGTTATCGAACTCATACGTGCGCATCTTGATGCTATGGCACCTACGGCTCCGGATGAGAGCCGTCATGCCCTGGACATCGATGGCTTGCGCGGCCCGGATATTACCTTCTGGTCAGTGTGGGATGACCAGAAACTCGCAGGTATTGGTGCATTAAAACAGCTCTCATCAGAGCACGCAGAAATTAAGTCGATGAAAACCGCCAAAGATTATCTGCGCCGGGGCATCGCCTCTGCCTTGCTGAGCCACCTTATCCGTGAAGCAACAAACCGCGGCTATAAACAGCTCAGCCTTGAAACCGGCTCAATGGCTTTTTTTGAACCGGCGAGAAAATTATATTCATTATTCGGTTTTATGCCGTGCGCCCCTTTTGCCGACTATGTGGAAGATCCAAACAGCGTGTTTATGAGCAAACAGCTAAACGGTGATAAAAATGCAGCATCAGAAAAATAG
- a CDS encoding LysE family translocator codes for MNLSMILPMSAFALAASISPGPVNLVCLSSGTRYPIADGLVFVTGASLGFILLFISVGLGLYSLLTIVPVLEELLRWAGVAFLLYLSVELARDSGQLRENHTQTAPGFATGALMQWLNPKAWLASASGIGAYTNASDLHQTLIFASVYLPICWLSLSCWVYAGAFLRRYVQRSVVMVTINRTLALLLAISCVYLLID; via the coding sequence ATGAATCTTTCCATGATCCTGCCGATGTCGGCATTTGCCCTTGCGGCATCCATATCACCGGGCCCGGTAAATCTGGTGTGCCTGAGTAGCGGTACCCGCTATCCCATAGCTGATGGACTGGTCTTTGTAACAGGAGCCTCACTAGGCTTTATCCTGCTCTTTATATCCGTTGGATTGGGGCTGTATTCGCTGCTGACCATAGTGCCGGTACTTGAAGAGTTGTTGCGTTGGGCCGGTGTGGCTTTCTTACTTTATTTAAGTGTTGAGCTGGCCCGGGATAGTGGTCAACTGCGTGAAAACCATACGCAAACCGCGCCGGGTTTTGCGACCGGGGCCCTGATGCAGTGGCTCAACCCCAAAGCCTGGCTGGCGTCTGCTTCGGGTATTGGGGCGTACACTAACGCCAGCGACCTGCATCAAACATTGATATTTGCCTCTGTCTATCTGCCCATCTGTTGGTTATCACTGTCTTGTTGGGTATACGCTGGCGCATTCCTGCGCCGGTATGTGCAGCGGTCTGTCGTAATGGTAACCATCAACCGTACACTGGCGTTGTTACTTGCGATCAGTTGTGTTTACCTGCTGATCGACTGA
- a CDS encoding AraC family transcriptional regulator → MTTTSCPVFWRDPRMPYVELRKVEDGRQVCYAPHSHTQWSIGVITGGSSTFCYRHDTYQVGAGDLVLMNPLWVHACNPVDNQPWSYLMMYVDTEWLTDLRYQAGLLQTLKWQDIATATLSERAWYKDYRRVAYCLLDPGSDLLDKQTAVVGFLSELMHKLANQPVKAQPPASEILEKTASYLDSHAATEVSLETLCKLSGFSAGHLVRAFKKHFGLTPHAYLINRRVQLGRQELKNGTSIIEAALNTGFADQPHFQRVFKRLMAATPNQYRASSVDQQVNTTDRK, encoded by the coding sequence ATGACGACAACCTCTTGCCCTGTATTTTGGCGCGATCCGCGTATGCCTTATGTGGAACTGCGCAAAGTGGAGGATGGACGTCAGGTCTGCTATGCCCCCCATAGCCATACTCAGTGGTCGATAGGTGTGATTACCGGGGGCAGCAGTACTTTCTGTTATCGTCATGACACCTACCAGGTGGGCGCGGGGGATCTGGTTTTGATGAACCCTCTTTGGGTTCATGCCTGTAACCCCGTCGACAACCAGCCCTGGTCCTATCTGATGATGTACGTTGACACAGAGTGGCTGACCGATTTGCGCTATCAGGCGGGCCTGCTGCAGACTCTAAAATGGCAGGATATCGCGACTGCCACTCTATCTGAACGTGCCTGGTACAAAGATTACCGCCGTGTTGCATATTGTCTTCTGGACCCCGGAAGCGACTTGTTGGATAAACAAACCGCTGTAGTCGGGTTTCTGTCCGAACTCATGCATAAGCTTGCCAACCAGCCTGTAAAGGCTCAGCCGCCTGCTTCAGAAATCCTGGAGAAAACAGCCTCATATCTGGATTCCCATGCAGCCACAGAGGTCTCTCTGGAAACGCTGTGTAAGCTTTCCGGTTTTAGCGCCGGACATCTTGTTCGTGCATTTAAAAAGCATTTTGGTCTGACACCACATGCATACCTGATTAATCGGCGGGTTCAGCTTGGCAGGCAGGAGTTAAAAAACGGCACATCAATTATTGAGGCCGCTCTGAACACTGGCTTTGCCGATCAACCTCATTTCCAACGTGTTTTTAAGCGATTAATGGCGGCAACGCCAAATCAGTACCGCGCCTCGTCAGTCGATCAGCAGGTAAACACAACTGATCGCAAGTAA
- a CDS encoding cupin domain-containing protein, which yields MPGNYPDRIKTLPLYDGRFDAYKLKAQGSDVLFASYPAATSIPPHTHETDNYGVITRGELLLTMDGKTTHVGVGDWYHVPANTEHAAEFMVDTDEIEFWFQPGRPKS from the coding sequence ATGCCTGGTAATTACCCTGACAGAATAAAGACACTGCCGTTGTATGACGGCCGTTTCGATGCCTACAAACTCAAAGCACAGGGCAGTGACGTTTTGTTCGCGTCTTATCCTGCCGCCACGTCCATTCCGCCACACACCCACGAGACAGATAATTACGGCGTCATCACCCGTGGAGAACTGCTGCTCACGATGGATGGCAAGACCACCCATGTTGGCGTGGGTGACTGGTACCATGTTCCCGCTAATACCGAACATGCCGCTGAGTTTATGGTCGATACCGATGAAATCGAATTCTGGTTTCAGCCAGGCAGGCCCAAATCATGA
- a CDS encoding DUF6500 family protein has translation MRPELRKKISTVCASKIAARGESVGLSFYAFFANKNDDPELLMEAATWWIKTHELDHFEKAAKIKQMVEAGL, from the coding sequence ATGCGACCAGAATTAAGGAAGAAAATATCAACAGTCTGCGCCAGTAAGATTGCTGCCAGGGGCGAATCTGTCGGGCTGTCATTTTATGCCTTTTTCGCCAATAAGAATGATGATCCGGAGCTGCTAATGGAAGCCGCAACCTGGTGGATCAAAACCCATGAACTGGATCATTTTGAAAAAGCCGCAAAAATAAAACAGATGGTCGAGGCCGGGCTCTGA
- a CDS encoding helix-turn-helix domain-containing protein: protein MDISEVTKRSGIPASTLRYYEEKGLIRSIGRQGIRRQFGASVLEQLALIALGRSAGFSLDEIKQMSGGKGEPEIDRQMLSDKADELDASIRKLTAMRDGLRHAAVCSAPSHMQCPTFRRLLGLAAAGVIGTDKKKAQRERHHRPG from the coding sequence ATGGATATTTCTGAAGTCACTAAACGTTCAGGCATTCCTGCCTCAACATTGCGCTACTACGAAGAAAAGGGGTTGATTCGCTCCATCGGCAGACAGGGAATACGCCGTCAGTTTGGCGCCAGCGTGTTAGAACAACTGGCACTCATCGCACTGGGGCGTTCAGCGGGTTTCTCACTGGACGAAATTAAGCAGATGTCAGGAGGTAAGGGAGAACCGGAGATTGACCGGCAAATGTTATCAGACAAGGCAGATGAACTTGATGCATCCATCCGCAAGCTGACCGCCATGCGCGATGGCCTGCGACATGCGGCAGTTTGTTCCGCGCCGAGCCATATGCAATGCCCGACCTTCCGCCGCCTGCTAGGATTGGCAGCCGCCGGCGTTATTGGCACAGATAAAAAGAAAGCACAGCGAGAACGACACCATAGGCCAGGTTAA
- a CDS encoding DUF2938 domain-containing protein, translating to MQNLLSIVIIGIGATAVMDLWGALRKPLLGVPPPNYAMLGRWIAHMTHGQFCHKSIAASPSIAAEQIIGWVAHYLTGIAFAALLIGISGPAWIQNPTMGPAFAVGTGTIAAPFLLMQPGMGAGFAGSKMPNPNAARLQSLLTHMAFGLGLYLSGLAVSLIC from the coding sequence ATGCAAAATTTACTGTCAATTGTAATTATCGGTATAGGGGCCACTGCTGTGATGGACTTATGGGGTGCGCTTCGCAAGCCCTTGCTCGGCGTACCACCACCCAACTATGCCATGCTGGGCCGCTGGATAGCCCATATGACCCACGGGCAGTTCTGCCATAAGTCTATTGCCGCATCACCTTCCATAGCTGCGGAACAGATTATTGGATGGGTAGCCCATTATCTGACCGGCATCGCGTTTGCGGCCCTGCTGATTGGTATCAGTGGCCCTGCATGGATCCAGAACCCCACCATGGGTCCCGCTTTTGCGGTTGGAACTGGCACAATAGCGGCGCCCTTTTTGCTTATGCAGCCAGGCATGGGAGCCGGTTTTGCCGGCTCAAAAATGCCCAACCCGAACGCGGCCAGATTGCAGAGCCTGCTCACACATATGGCTTTTGGTCTCGGGTTATATCTGTCTGGTCTGGCGGTTAGTCTGATTTGTTAG